Proteins from a genomic interval of Quercus lobata isolate SW786 chromosome 11, ValleyOak3.0 Primary Assembly, whole genome shotgun sequence:
- the LOC115968938 gene encoding uncharacterized protein LOC115968938 isoform X1, translating to MAGMIGTEKTVIELTFRKNLKHLVTGRLHSCIGISSGSVSDENPGAQNDNIVESWIGNGERSSNHSPNDGKKSSIMSPKLMQSIERWTARTEQEIVSTFDKQRQEAELSELSNFPIMSSGESSFRREEGSQDPPVGSVEIPNLGASSLVQIWEKRLTNSNSMKSRSNSENSSVENGFPVQESSAEAGESVVEEKYDAQPNDDPFPDWESGRTSPNNPPSSSQGCSSEGESEKVRIVDIIKRLTAATQMQSPRSSSCGDDNDHEQYSMLGSPFRERECSYWDPFDYKVLPQVFSPRIRGRQAFTDLLMQLERDRQREIDTLAERRAVSRFTQRGRIQSLIRLRLLQRGIAIQDQPHPQPTVSEVNKLPQGSNIMHLRERFSTGVEQVTTAQNDATYPRSPRLEMVKNAAHLDSSCRERPSTSDEQVTTAQNDSTYPRSPHRETVRNEVHLDSSCRERLSTGVEQVTTALNDLAYPRSPRQKIVNNEVYLNSSSTFNQPRSPPRETVRNEVHLDSSCRERLSTGVEQVTTALNDLAYPRSPRQKIVNNEVYLNSSSAFNQPRSPPRETVRNEVHLDSSCRERLSTGVEQVTTAQNDSAYPRSPRQKIVNNEVCLNGSSTFNQPSNHFHNQEVNITEQHSTHQLENSMSHIKEDVHEEARSSDVTLQGTSSEFRNLDPEEFADRTASFRFWAENEIAEEVEVIDHDYADTSYDWINDIARPRSYWEHCRQERYEEVLNNSGNGEICQLLERRTVSSFLTSDFRERIDRLMVSHLDRQVHLEEREDENGSQEGMDQFMSFLHSFTDPSGSQEEEVVEEEEEEDRDVAEEGEESLISGQCHEAGDYFDESSSSTQIASPYPLGSWSYQDNQVGDDSDQVTSTSPRQHLLSQPYYQDSQQNSSATNPNSIEMELIYDMRGQMEQLYHEMSELRKSIKSCMDMQMMLQQSSKQESHSAQGEGKKSYDGVPKKGNCCICYEKQIDSLLYRCGHMCTCLKCAHELQWGSGKCPICRAPIVDVVRAYVDS from the exons ATGGCAGGCATGATCGGTACAGAGAAAACGGTAATCGAGCTAACTTTCCGAAAAAACCTCAAGCACTTGGTGACGGGTCGCCTCCATTCGTGCATTGGAATATCTTCGGGCTCTGTATCAGATGAGAACCCGGGGGCTCAAAATGATAATATTGTTGAATCTTGGATTGGCAATGGAGAGAGGAGCAGTAATCATAGTCCCAATGATGGGAAAAAGTCCTCAATAATGAGCCCGAAGCTGATGCAAAGTATTGAAAGATGGACTGCCCGAACAGAACAAGAGATTGTATCAACATTTGACAAACAGAGGCAGGAGGCAGAGCTCTCGgaattatcaaattttccaATCATGTCATCAGGGGAATCAAGTTTTAGGAGGGAGGAAGGCTCCCAGGATCCACCGGTTGGTTCTGTCGAAATTCCAAACCTCGGGGCTTCTTCCCTTGTTCAGATATGGGAGAAGAGGCTTACCAATTCCAACAGTATGAAATCAAGGTCTAATTCTGAAAACAGCAGTGTTGAAAATGGTTTCCCTGTTCAAGAATCATCAGCTGAAGCAGGGGAATCTGTTGTTGAAGAAAAATATGATGCTCAGCCTAATGATGACCCCTTTCCTGATTGGGAGTCAGGTAGAACATCTCCAAATAATCCGCCTTCTTCGTCACAAGGCTGTAGTTCAGAAGGAGAGAGTGAGAAGGTTAGAATAGTGGATATCATTAAGAGGTTAACAGCTGCAACACAAATGCAGAGCCCCAGGTCCTCATCTTGTGGCGATGACAATGATCACGAGCAGTATAGCATGCTTGGATCGCCATTTAGAGAGCGGGAATGTTCTTATTGGGATCCATTTGATTATAAAGTTTTGCCTCAGGTTTTTTCACCCCGGATCAGAGGGCGTCAAGCATTCACGGATTTGCTTATGCAATTGGAACGTGACAGGCAAAGGGAGATAGACACATTGGCTGAGCGACGAGCAGTTTCTAGATTCACACAAAGAGGCCGCATTCAG TCATTGATTCGACTTAGATTACTTCAACGGGGCATTGCAATTCAAGATCAACCACACCCGCAACCAACAGTATCTGAAGTGAACAAATTACCACAAGGATCTAACATCATGCATCTAAG AGAGAGATTTAGCACAGGTGTAGAGCAGGTCACAACAGCCCAGAATGATGCCACTTATCCAAGAAGCCCACGTCTGGAGATGGTAAAGAATGCAGCTCATTTGGACAGTTCTTGCAGGGAAAGACCTAGCACAAGTGATGAGCAGGTCACAACAGCCCAGAATGATTCAACTTATCCAAGAAGTCCTCATCGGGAGACAGTACGCAATGAAGTTCATTTGGACAGTTCTTGTAGGGAGAGACTTAGCACAGGTGTTGAGCAGGTCACAACAGCCCTGAATGATTTGGCTTATCCAAGAAGCCCTCGTCAGAAGATAGTAAACAATGAAGTTTATTTGAACAGTTCTTCCACCTTCAATCAGCCAAGAAGTCCTCCTCGGGAGACAGTACGCAATGAAGTTCATTTGGACAGTTCTTGTAGGGAGAGACTTAGCACAGGTGTTGAGCAGGTCACAACAGCCCTGAATGATTTGGCTTATCCAAGAAGCCCTCGTCAGAAGATAGTAAACAATGAAGTTTATTTGAACAGTTCTTCCGCCTTCAATCAGCCAAGAAGTCCTCCTCGGGAGACAGTACGCAATGAAGTTCATTTGGACAGTTCTTGTAGGGAGAGACTTAGCACAGGTGTTGAGCAGGTCACAACTGCCCAGAATGATTCGGCTTATCCAAGAAGCCCTCGTCAGAAGATAGTAAACAATGAAGTTTGTTTGAACGGTTCTTCCACCTTCAATCAGCCAAGTAACCACTTTCATAATCAGGAAGTTAATATAACTGAGCAgcatagtacacaccaattagaGAACTCAATGTCACACATAAAGGAAGATGTTCATGAAGAAGCCAGAAGTTCAGATGTGACATTGCAAGGAACAAGCTCTGAGTTTAGAAATCTTGACCCAGAAGAATTTGCAGATAGAACTGCATCCTTTAGGTTTTGGGCTGAGAATGAGATAGCAGAAGAAGTGGAGGTCATTGACCATGATTATGCAGACACCAGTTACGACTGGATTAATGACATTGCTCGCCCACGGAGTTATTGGGAACATTGCAGACAAGAACGGTATGAGGAGGTGCTTAATAACTCAGGCAATGGGGAGATATGTCAACTCCTTGAAAG AAGAACAGTATCAAGTTTTCTCACTAGTGATTTCAGAGAGAGAATTGACAGATTGATGGTATCTCACTTAGATAGACAGGTGCATctagaagaaagagaagatgaGAATGGCAGCCAGGAGGGAATGGACCAATTCATGTCTTTCTTACATAGTTTTACAGATCCATCAGGCagtcaagaagaagaagtagtagaagaagaggaggaggaagacAGAGATGTGGCAGAGGAAGGAGAGGAGAGCCTAATCAGTGGTCAGTGTCATGAAGCTGGCGATTACTTTGATGAATCCTCATCATCAACGCAAATAGCTTCACCATATCCATTAGGGTCATGGAGTTATCAGGATAATCAAGTTGGTGATGATTCTGATCAAGTTACATCCACATCTCCACGCCAACATTTACTGTCTCAACCTTACTATCAGGATAGTCAGCAAAACTCTTCCGCCACAAATCCTAATTCCATT GAAATGGAACTCATATATGATATGAGAGGCCAAATGGAGCAACTCTATCATGAGATGTCTGAGCTAAGAAAATCAATCAAGAGCTGCATGGACATGCAGATGATGTTGCAACAATCCTCTAAGCAGGAGTCTCATTCAG CTCAGGGGGAGGGGAAGAAGTCCTATGATGGGGTACCAAAGAAAGGCAATTGTTGTATTTGCTATGAAAAGCAAATCGACTCACTTTTATACAG ATGTGGACACATGTGCACTTGTCTCAAATGTGCTCATGAATTGCAATGGGGTAGTGGAAAGTGTCCAATATGTCGAGCTCCAATAGTGGATGTCGTGCGAGCTTATGTGGATTCATAG
- the LOC115968938 gene encoding uncharacterized protein LOC115968938 isoform X2: MAGMIGTEKTVIELTFRKNLKHLVTGRLHSCIGISSGSVSDENPGAQNDNIVESWIGNGERSSNHSPNDGKKSSIMSPKLMQSIERWTARTEQEIVSTFDKQRQEAELSELSNFPIMSSGESSFRREEGSQDPPVGSVEIPNLGASSLVQIWEKRLTNSNSMKSRSNSENSSVENGFPVQESSAEAGESVVEEKYDAQPNDDPFPDWESGRTSPNNPPSSSQGCSSEGESEKVRIVDIIKRLTAATQMQSPRSSSCGDDNDHEQYSMLGSPFRERECSYWDPFDYKVLPQVFSPRIRGRQAFTDLLMQLERDRQREIDTLAERRAVSRFTQRGRIQSLIRLRLLQRGIAIQDQPHPQPTVSEVNKLPQGSNIMHLRERFSTGVEQVTTAQNDATYPRSPRLEMVKNAAHLDSSCRERPSTSDEQVTTAQNDSTYPRSPPRETVRNEVHLDSSCRERLSTGVEQVTTALNDLAYPRSPRQKIVNNEVYLNSSSAFNQPRSPPRETVRNEVHLDSSCRERLSTGVEQVTTAQNDSAYPRSPRQKIVNNEVCLNGSSTFNQPSNHFHNQEVNITEQHSTHQLENSMSHIKEDVHEEARSSDVTLQGTSSEFRNLDPEEFADRTASFRFWAENEIAEEVEVIDHDYADTSYDWINDIARPRSYWEHCRQERYEEVLNNSGNGEICQLLERRTVSSFLTSDFRERIDRLMVSHLDRQVHLEEREDENGSQEGMDQFMSFLHSFTDPSGSQEEEVVEEEEEEDRDVAEEGEESLISGQCHEAGDYFDESSSSTQIASPYPLGSWSYQDNQVGDDSDQVTSTSPRQHLLSQPYYQDSQQNSSATNPNSIEMELIYDMRGQMEQLYHEMSELRKSIKSCMDMQMMLQQSSKQESHSAQGEGKKSYDGVPKKGNCCICYEKQIDSLLYRCGHMCTCLKCAHELQWGSGKCPICRAPIVDVVRAYVDS, encoded by the exons ATGGCAGGCATGATCGGTACAGAGAAAACGGTAATCGAGCTAACTTTCCGAAAAAACCTCAAGCACTTGGTGACGGGTCGCCTCCATTCGTGCATTGGAATATCTTCGGGCTCTGTATCAGATGAGAACCCGGGGGCTCAAAATGATAATATTGTTGAATCTTGGATTGGCAATGGAGAGAGGAGCAGTAATCATAGTCCCAATGATGGGAAAAAGTCCTCAATAATGAGCCCGAAGCTGATGCAAAGTATTGAAAGATGGACTGCCCGAACAGAACAAGAGATTGTATCAACATTTGACAAACAGAGGCAGGAGGCAGAGCTCTCGgaattatcaaattttccaATCATGTCATCAGGGGAATCAAGTTTTAGGAGGGAGGAAGGCTCCCAGGATCCACCGGTTGGTTCTGTCGAAATTCCAAACCTCGGGGCTTCTTCCCTTGTTCAGATATGGGAGAAGAGGCTTACCAATTCCAACAGTATGAAATCAAGGTCTAATTCTGAAAACAGCAGTGTTGAAAATGGTTTCCCTGTTCAAGAATCATCAGCTGAAGCAGGGGAATCTGTTGTTGAAGAAAAATATGATGCTCAGCCTAATGATGACCCCTTTCCTGATTGGGAGTCAGGTAGAACATCTCCAAATAATCCGCCTTCTTCGTCACAAGGCTGTAGTTCAGAAGGAGAGAGTGAGAAGGTTAGAATAGTGGATATCATTAAGAGGTTAACAGCTGCAACACAAATGCAGAGCCCCAGGTCCTCATCTTGTGGCGATGACAATGATCACGAGCAGTATAGCATGCTTGGATCGCCATTTAGAGAGCGGGAATGTTCTTATTGGGATCCATTTGATTATAAAGTTTTGCCTCAGGTTTTTTCACCCCGGATCAGAGGGCGTCAAGCATTCACGGATTTGCTTATGCAATTGGAACGTGACAGGCAAAGGGAGATAGACACATTGGCTGAGCGACGAGCAGTTTCTAGATTCACACAAAGAGGCCGCATTCAG TCATTGATTCGACTTAGATTACTTCAACGGGGCATTGCAATTCAAGATCAACCACACCCGCAACCAACAGTATCTGAAGTGAACAAATTACCACAAGGATCTAACATCATGCATCTAAG AGAGAGATTTAGCACAGGTGTAGAGCAGGTCACAACAGCCCAGAATGATGCCACTTATCCAAGAAGCCCACGTCTGGAGATGGTAAAGAATGCAGCTCATTTGGACAGTTCTTGCAGGGAAAGACCTAGCACAAGTGATGAGCAGGTCACAACAGCCCAGAATGATTCAACTTATCCAAGAA GTCCTCCTCGGGAGACAGTACGCAATGAAGTTCATTTGGACAGTTCTTGTAGGGAGAGACTTAGCACAGGTGTTGAGCAGGTCACAACAGCCCTGAATGATTTGGCTTATCCAAGAAGCCCTCGTCAGAAGATAGTAAACAATGAAGTTTATTTGAACAGTTCTTCCGCCTTCAATCAGCCAAGAAGTCCTCCTCGGGAGACAGTACGCAATGAAGTTCATTTGGACAGTTCTTGTAGGGAGAGACTTAGCACAGGTGTTGAGCAGGTCACAACTGCCCAGAATGATTCGGCTTATCCAAGAAGCCCTCGTCAGAAGATAGTAAACAATGAAGTTTGTTTGAACGGTTCTTCCACCTTCAATCAGCCAAGTAACCACTTTCATAATCAGGAAGTTAATATAACTGAGCAgcatagtacacaccaattagaGAACTCAATGTCACACATAAAGGAAGATGTTCATGAAGAAGCCAGAAGTTCAGATGTGACATTGCAAGGAACAAGCTCTGAGTTTAGAAATCTTGACCCAGAAGAATTTGCAGATAGAACTGCATCCTTTAGGTTTTGGGCTGAGAATGAGATAGCAGAAGAAGTGGAGGTCATTGACCATGATTATGCAGACACCAGTTACGACTGGATTAATGACATTGCTCGCCCACGGAGTTATTGGGAACATTGCAGACAAGAACGGTATGAGGAGGTGCTTAATAACTCAGGCAATGGGGAGATATGTCAACTCCTTGAAAG AAGAACAGTATCAAGTTTTCTCACTAGTGATTTCAGAGAGAGAATTGACAGATTGATGGTATCTCACTTAGATAGACAGGTGCATctagaagaaagagaagatgaGAATGGCAGCCAGGAGGGAATGGACCAATTCATGTCTTTCTTACATAGTTTTACAGATCCATCAGGCagtcaagaagaagaagtagtagaagaagaggaggaggaagacAGAGATGTGGCAGAGGAAGGAGAGGAGAGCCTAATCAGTGGTCAGTGTCATGAAGCTGGCGATTACTTTGATGAATCCTCATCATCAACGCAAATAGCTTCACCATATCCATTAGGGTCATGGAGTTATCAGGATAATCAAGTTGGTGATGATTCTGATCAAGTTACATCCACATCTCCACGCCAACATTTACTGTCTCAACCTTACTATCAGGATAGTCAGCAAAACTCTTCCGCCACAAATCCTAATTCCATT GAAATGGAACTCATATATGATATGAGAGGCCAAATGGAGCAACTCTATCATGAGATGTCTGAGCTAAGAAAATCAATCAAGAGCTGCATGGACATGCAGATGATGTTGCAACAATCCTCTAAGCAGGAGTCTCATTCAG CTCAGGGGGAGGGGAAGAAGTCCTATGATGGGGTACCAAAGAAAGGCAATTGTTGTATTTGCTATGAAAAGCAAATCGACTCACTTTTATACAG ATGTGGACACATGTGCACTTGTCTCAAATGTGCTCATGAATTGCAATGGGGTAGTGGAAAGTGTCCAATATGTCGAGCTCCAATAGTGGATGTCGTGCGAGCTTATGTGGATTCATAG